One window from the genome of Raphanus sativus cultivar WK10039 unplaced genomic scaffold, ASM80110v3 Scaffold3228, whole genome shotgun sequence encodes:
- the LOC130506426 gene encoding uncharacterized protein LOC130506426 yields the protein MQKKKKSKNVKKKMSGDGNYLELRRWMYTHRDANGRVTKEYLEGLETFMHQADSTPLAQESGKMFCPCRKCNNSKLATRENVWKHLINRGFMPNYYIWFQHGEGYNYENEASSSNSNFQNEPVDHLHNQHRYHQEEQMVDNYDRVHDMVADAFVAHDDDEVEEPNIDAKKFYEMLDAANQPLYSGCREGLSKLSLAARMMSIKTDHNLPESCMNAWTDLFKEYLPEDNVSADSYYEIQKLVYSLGLPSEMIDVCIDNCMLYWGDDEKLEECRFCKKPRFKPQGRGRNRVPYQRMWYLPITDRLKRLYQSEETAGKMRWHAEHTQTDGEMTHPSDARAWKHFNKIYPQFASNSRNVYMGLCTDGFSPFGMSGRQYSLWPVFMTPYNLPPDMCMQREFLFLTILIPGPNHPKRSLDVFLQPLIKELKDLWATGVRTYDCSTKTNFTMRAMLLWTISDFPAYGMLSGWTTHGRLSCPYCNGTTDAFQLKNGRKTSWFDCHRRFLPINHPYRRNRKLFRQKSVVRDTPPPYLTGEQIEQQIDYYGAQETVRCGGNWHVPGNMPDYYGVQHNWHKKSIFWELPYWKDLLLRHNLDVMHIEKNFFENIMNTILNVPGKTKDNQKSRLDLPDICSRPELHIKSNGQVPVPVFRLSSEQKSVLFNWVASAVKFPDGYVSNLSRCVEKGQKFSGMKSHDCHVFMQRLLPFAFAELLPTKVHEALAAIGAFFRDLSTRTLKEDVVEQLHENIPILLCNLEMIFPPSLFDVMEHLAVHLPYEALLRGPVHYGWMYQYERAMKYLKGKAKNLAKVEGSIIAGSLTEETSHFTSYYFAPNVRTRQRAPRRYDDGGVAPTYAVAGVPDIFSQIGRMGGKTKEVWWSSDEDAHSAHTYILLNCEDPFMRYFESLFVSQVQEAIPGISTSEVDKRKDRHFIKWLKSQVEYEDPDYPIWFHELVQGPLAKVTTSPMYFSRGFTFHTYEYGKHRATSNYGICVKGETDFYGILQEIIEVEFPGLLKLKCVIFKCDWFDPVVNRGVRFNKFGVVAVNGGRRYNKFEPFILASQADQVSFLPYPRLRESGISWLAVIKVTPRGRIIGGEEPPLQEEHINEVEEPEQQMEDILLIDPHNHEYEDLPDDTTDDAVEDEFNESDDVSSVEENDDVSE from the exons atgcaaaagaaaaaaaaatctaaaaacgtgaaaaaaaaaatgtctggtGATGGAAATTATTTAGAGTTGCGGAGATGGATGTAcacgcatagagatgctaacgggagagtgacgaaagagtaTCTGGAAGGActagagacatttatgcatcaagcagattctacaccgctcgcccaagaaagcggtaagatgttttgtccttgtcgaaaatgcaacaattcaaaactggcaactcgtgaaaatgtttggaagcatttaataaatagaggtttcatgccaaattactatatctggtttcaacatggagaaggttataattatgagaatgaagctagtagtagtaatagcaattttcagaatgaaccggttgatcatttgcataatcaacatagataccatcaggaggagcagatggtagataattatgatagggttcatgatatggtagctgatgcatttgttgctcatgatgatgatgaagttgaagaacctaacatagatgcaaaaaagttttatgaaatgttagatgctgcgaatcagccactttacagtggttgtagagaaggtctctctaaattgtcgttggctgctagaatgatgagtattaaaactgatcataatctacctgaaagttgcatgaatgcatggacagacttgtttaaagagtatttgccggaagacaatgtctctgctgattcttattatgagattcagaaactagtttatagtctggggttgccttctgagatgatagacgtttgcatcgacaactgcatgctctactggggagatgatgagaagttagaagagtgtcgattctgcaagaagccacgattcaaaccgcaaggacgaggacgtaatagggtaccgtaccaaaggatgtggtacctaccaattaccgacagattgaaaagattgtaccaatctgaggagactgctggaaaaatgagatggcatgccgagcatactcagacggatggtgagatgactcatccatcagatgcaagagcttggaaacattttaacaaaatatatccacaattcgctagcaatagccGAAATGTGTATATGGGATTATGCACGGACGGATTTAGTCCCTTCggtatgtcagggagacaatattcattgtggccagtctttatgacgccatacaacctgcctccagatatgtgcatgcaacgggagtttctgttcttgaccatattaatacctggtccgaaccatccaaaaaggtctctggatgtctttctacagccactgataaaagagttgaaagatttgtgggcaacaggggtgaggacgtacgactgctcaacgaagacaaattttacgatgcgagcgatgcttttgtggaccataagtgactttcctgcttatgggatgttgtctgggtggactacacatgggagattatcttgtccatattgtaatggaacgacagatgcatttcagctgaagaacggtaggaagacaagttggttcgattgtcaccggcgatttcttcccattaatcatccttatcgaagaaacaggaaattgtttaggcagaaaagtgttgtgagagacactcctcctccgtatttaactggagaacaaattgaacagcaaatcgattactacggagctcaagaaacagttcgttgtggtggtaattggcatgttcccggtaatatgcctgattattatggagttcagcacaactggcacaagaagagtatattttgggagttgccgtattggaaagatcttcttttgcgccacaacctagatgtgatgcatattgagaagaatttttttgagaacatcatgaatacaatattgaatgttccagggaagacaaaagacaatcaaaaatcgaggttggacttgcctgatatttgctcaagacccgagttacatataaaaagcaATGGACAAGTTCCTGTACCggtattcagattgtcttcagaacaaaagtcggtcttgttcaactgggttgcatcagcagtgaagtttcctgatgggtatgtttcaaacctctctagatgtgttgaaaagggccaaaagttctccgggatgaagagtcatgattgtcatgtctttatgcaaagactacttccctttgcatttgcggagctacttcccacaaaagtacatgaagcacttgcag ccattggagcatttttcagggactTGAGCACTCGCACTCTTAAAGAGGATGTCGTAGAACAACTTCACGAGAACATTCcgatcttattgtgcaacttggagatgatatttcctccctcattatttgacgtcatggagcatttagctgtccacctcccgtatgaggcattgcttcgagGACCAGTACAttatggatggatgtatcagtatgagcgggccatgaaatatttgaagggaaaggcAAAAAACCtcgcaaaggttgaaggttctataattgctggaagtttgacggaagaaacatctcacttcacatcgtactactttgcaccTAATGTACGGACCCGACAAAGAGCTccaagaagatatgatgatggtggtgttgccccaacatatgcagttgctggtgttccggatatctttagccagattgggcgaaTGGGTGGGAAAacgaaagaggtttggtggtcgagtgatgaagacgcccatagtgcacacacttacattctacttaattgtgaggatccatttatgcgctattttgaaag cctatttgttagTCAAGTCCAAGAAGCTATCCCAGGCATATCCACAAGTGAGGTAGATAAAAGGAAAGATCGACACTTTATTaaatggttgaagagtcag gTTGAATATGAGGATCCAGATTATCCCATATGGTTTCACGAATTAGTTCAGGGTCCACTtgcaaaggtcaccacatcaccAATGTATTTCTCACGAGGCTTTACTTTTCATACGTACGAGTATGGTAAACACCGGGCGACCAGCAATTATGGAATTTGTGTGAAAGgcgaaaccgatttctacgggatcttgcaggagattattgaagtggaattccctgggttattgaagctgaaatgcgtcatattcaaatgtgactggttcgaccccgtggtcaacagaggtgttcgatttaacaaattcggtgtagttgctgtcaatggtggaaggaggtacaacaaattcgagcctttcatattAGCTTCGCAAGCAGACCAAGTTAGCTTCCTACCATACCCGAGGTTGCGAGAATCTGGAATAAGTTGGTTAGCTGTTATCAAAGTTACACCCCGTGGACGAATAAtcggtggagaagaaccacctttgcaagaagaacacatcaatgaagtcgaagaacctgaacaacaaatggaAGACATCctactcattgatccgcataatcatgagtatgaagatcttcccgacGATACCACTGACGATGCTGTTGaggacgagtttaatgaaagtgatgatgtttctagtgttgaagagaatgatgatgtatctgaatga
- the LOC130506427 gene encoding uncharacterized protein LOC130506427, protein MFAQRYQWSIGVHEDVKREFTAKAKKRLLDTVGNWKEDWIYKGYKDGQPAELTKDVYDGLIRYWELPSSIAISNACSASRNTKDEHGNGPMLHCTGQKPHARVRLEMAKETGQLPSLKELYERTHKTKAGVFVDPRSEQIYNDVVARIEDRQTQLTQQSSDGIPVVLSTQEVDQIYEEVVPKKKGRTLGIGSVNDVPRATSSYGQRRADEVTELRSELHSTRTQLASTQTELESTRQSFQARMGGVEGFLEVISSGNPQWEELLADMRRRNPVPEPSRTQQQEEELQRRSGDLYRETIHRPGPT, encoded by the exons ATGTTTgct CAAAGATACCAGTGGTCCATCGGGGTTCACGAGGACGTGAAACGGGAGTTCACCGCAAAGGCGAAGAAGCGGTTGTTGGACACCGTAGGCAACTGGAAGGAGGACTGGATCTACAAGGGTTACAAGGACGGGCAACCCGCTGAGCTGACCAAGGATGTCTACGATGGTCTCATCCGTTACTGGGAGCTGCCATCATCCATTGCGATCTCCAACGCCTGCTCTGCCTCTCGTAACACCAAAGACGAGCACGGCAACGGCCCGATGCTTCACTGTACGGGTCAAAAACCCCATGCCCGTGTCCGCTTGGAAATg gccAAAGAGACGGGACAACTCCCGTCTCTTAAAGAGCTTTACGAGAGGACCCACAAGACCAAGGCGGGGGTATTTGTGGATCCgaggtccgagcaaatctacaacgatgtcgttgctcggattgaagaccgccaaacccagctgacccagcaatcttccgatggaataccggtcgtattatccactcaagaagtggatcagatttacgaggag gtcgtccctaagaaaaagggacgtacgttgggaatcggttccgtcaacgatgtcccaagagcgacatcgtcttatggtCAGAGACGAGCCGACGAAGTCACTGAGCTGCGTTCGGAGTTACACTCGACGCGGACTCAGTTGGCGTCGACGCAGACGGAGTTGGAGTCTACGCGCCAATCATTCCAAGCTCGTATGGGTGGAGTGGAGGGGTTTCTGGAAGTTATATCTTCTGGAAATCCCCAATGGGAGGAGTTGTTGGCGGATATGCGACGACGGAACCCGGTTCCCGAGCCTTCTCGTACTCAGCAGCAAGAGGAGGAACTACAGAGGAGGAGTGGAGACCTCTACCGGGAAACGATCCACCGCCCCGGCccgacttag